A single window of Salvia splendens isolate huo1 chromosome 6, SspV2, whole genome shotgun sequence DNA harbors:
- the LOC121809185 gene encoding sucrose nonfermenting 4-like protein isoform X1 has protein sequence MQGSMFGGANSETNKHGTVVMPTRFVWPYGGRRVLLSGSFTRWQDHVPMSPMEGCPTVFQVIYPLTPGHHQYKFFVDGEWRHDEHQPYVSGNYGVVNTIFLSRESDTIPPILGSDSVGRSRMEVDGDPSPTEAILSTSQAELDLSRDRVSAFLSSHTAYELLPESGKVIALDVNLPVKQAFHILYEQGISVAPLWDFCKSQFVGVLSASDFILILRELGNHGSNLTEEELETHTISAWKEGKAHLTQQISASYDSYMNRLVHAGAYDSLKDVALKLLQSKFSTVPIIHSSSQDGSCHHLLHLASLSGILKCICRHFKYSSSSLPILQKPICSFPLGTWVPKIGETNGKPIAMLRPNALLSAALSLLIQADVSSIPIVDENDSLVDIYCRSDITALAKDRVYAQVHLDDLSVHQAIQLGQDATSPRGLFNGQRCQMCLRSDPLHKVMERLSVPGVRRVIIVEAGSKRVEGIISLSDVFRFLLG, from the exons ATGCAAGGAAGCATGTTTGGCGGTGCGAATAGTGAGACGAACAAGCATGGGACTGTAGTGATGCCTACTCGATTTGTATGGCCTTATGGGGGAAGAAGAGTTTTGCTTAGTGGCTCTTTCACCAG GTGGCAAGATCACGTTCCTATGTCGCCGATGGAGGGTTGCCCCACTGTATTTCAGGTTATCTACCCTTTGACGCCCGGCCACCACCAG TACAAGTTTTTTGTTGATGGTGAATGGCGGCATGATGAACACCAACCATATGTAAGCGGAAATTATGGAGTGGTGAACACCATTTTCTTATCCAGAGAATCTGATACTATTCCTCCAATTTTGGGTTCTGACTCAGTCGGTAGATCTCGCATGGAAGTTGATGGTGATCCTTCTCCGACG GAGGCGATTTTGAGTACATCGCAGGCTGAATTGGATCTATCTCGCGATCGTGTGTCTGCATTTTTGTCCTCACATACTGCTTATGAGTTGCTCCCGGAATCTGGAAAG GTGATCGCCTTGGATGTAAATTTACCAGTGAAACAGGCATTTCACATTCTTTATGAACAG GGAATTTCTGTTGCTCCTTTGTGGGACTTCTGCAAGAGTCAGTTTGTTGGAGTTCTCAGTGCATCAGATTTCATTTTGATACTCAGAGAG CTTGGGAATCATGGATCTAACTTGACTGAGGAAGAACTTGAGACACATACGATATCAGCCTGGAAAGAGGGGAAAGCGCATCTTACTCAACAGATTTCTGCATCATATGATTCATACATGAATCGTCTTGTCCAT GCTGGGGCTTACGATTCTTTGAAGGATGTTGCTCTGAAACTTCTGCAATCTAAATTCTCTACAGTTCCTATCATTCACTCTTCATCACAGGATGGGTCATGTCATCATCTCCTACACCTCGCTTCCCTTTCTGGAATACTTAAAT GCATATGCCGCCATTTCAAGTATTCTTCGAGCTCCTTGCCCATTCTTCAGAAACCAATATGTTCATTTCCATTGGGTACTTGGGTTCCAAAAATTGGGGAGACTAATGGAAAGCCAATTGCAATGCTAAGACCAAATGCCTTGTTAAGTGCTGCTCTTTCTTTGTTAATCCAAG CTGATGTTAGCTCCATACCTATTGTGGACGAGAATGATTCTTTGGTGGATATATATTGTCGCAG TGATATCACTGCTTTGGCAAAAGATAGAGTGTATGCACAGGTTCATCTTGATGACTTGAGTGTTCATCAG GCCATACAGCTGGGACAAGATGCAACCTCTCCTCGTGGCCTCTTTAATGGTCAGAGATGTCAGATGTGCTTAAGGTCTGATCCTTTGCACAAAGTGATGGAGCGGTTGTCTGTTCCTG GGGTGAGAAGAGTCATAATAGTGGAAGCTGGGAGTAAGCGCGTTGAAGGAATCATTTCATTGAGCGACGTGTTCAGATTCTTGCTTGGCTAG
- the LOC121809185 gene encoding sucrose nonfermenting 4-like protein isoform X2 encodes MQGSMFGGANSETNKHGTVVMPTRFVWPYGGRRVLLSGSFTRWQDHVPMSPMEGCPTVFQVIYPLTPGHHQYKFFVDGEWRHDEHQPYVSGNYGVVNTIFLSRESDTIPPILGSDSVGRSRMEVDGDPSPTEAILSTSQAELDLSRDRVSAFLSSHTAYELLPESGKVIALDVNLPVKQAFHILYEQGISVAPLWDFCKSQFVGVLSASDFILILRELGNHGSNLTEEELETHTISAWKEGKAHLTQQISASYDSYMNRLVHAGAYDSLKDVALKLLQSKFSTVPIIHSSSQDGSCHHLLHLASLSGILKCICRHFKYSSSSLPILQKPICSFPLGTWVPKIGETNGKPIAMLRPNALLSAALSLLIQADVSSIPIVDENDSLVDIYCRRPYSWDKMQPLLVASLMVRDVRCA; translated from the exons ATGCAAGGAAGCATGTTTGGCGGTGCGAATAGTGAGACGAACAAGCATGGGACTGTAGTGATGCCTACTCGATTTGTATGGCCTTATGGGGGAAGAAGAGTTTTGCTTAGTGGCTCTTTCACCAG GTGGCAAGATCACGTTCCTATGTCGCCGATGGAGGGTTGCCCCACTGTATTTCAGGTTATCTACCCTTTGACGCCCGGCCACCACCAG TACAAGTTTTTTGTTGATGGTGAATGGCGGCATGATGAACACCAACCATATGTAAGCGGAAATTATGGAGTGGTGAACACCATTTTCTTATCCAGAGAATCTGATACTATTCCTCCAATTTTGGGTTCTGACTCAGTCGGTAGATCTCGCATGGAAGTTGATGGTGATCCTTCTCCGACG GAGGCGATTTTGAGTACATCGCAGGCTGAATTGGATCTATCTCGCGATCGTGTGTCTGCATTTTTGTCCTCACATACTGCTTATGAGTTGCTCCCGGAATCTGGAAAG GTGATCGCCTTGGATGTAAATTTACCAGTGAAACAGGCATTTCACATTCTTTATGAACAG GGAATTTCTGTTGCTCCTTTGTGGGACTTCTGCAAGAGTCAGTTTGTTGGAGTTCTCAGTGCATCAGATTTCATTTTGATACTCAGAGAG CTTGGGAATCATGGATCTAACTTGACTGAGGAAGAACTTGAGACACATACGATATCAGCCTGGAAAGAGGGGAAAGCGCATCTTACTCAACAGATTTCTGCATCATATGATTCATACATGAATCGTCTTGTCCAT GCTGGGGCTTACGATTCTTTGAAGGATGTTGCTCTGAAACTTCTGCAATCTAAATTCTCTACAGTTCCTATCATTCACTCTTCATCACAGGATGGGTCATGTCATCATCTCCTACACCTCGCTTCCCTTTCTGGAATACTTAAAT GCATATGCCGCCATTTCAAGTATTCTTCGAGCTCCTTGCCCATTCTTCAGAAACCAATATGTTCATTTCCATTGGGTACTTGGGTTCCAAAAATTGGGGAGACTAATGGAAAGCCAATTGCAATGCTAAGACCAAATGCCTTGTTAAGTGCTGCTCTTTCTTTGTTAATCCAAG CTGATGTTAGCTCCATACCTATTGTGGACGAGAATGATTCTTTGGTGGATATATATTGTCGCAG GCCATACAGCTGGGACAAGATGCAACCTCTCCTCGTGGCCTCTTTAATGGTCAGAGATGTCAGATGTGCTTAA
- the LOC121809526 gene encoding dynamin-related protein 5A-like yields MENLISLVNRLQRACTALGDHGEETALPTLWDALPSIAVVGGQSSGKSSVLESVVGKDFLPRGSGIVTRRPLVLQLHRLDEGREYAEFGHLPRRKFTDFAAVRKEIADETDRETGRSKQISTVPIYLSIYSPNVVNLTLIDLPGLTKVAVDGQPDSIVMDIENMVRSYIEKPNCIILAISPANQDLATSDAIKISREVDPKGERTFGVLTKIDLMDKGTDAVDILEGKAYRLQFPWIGVVNRSQQDINKNVDMIAARRREREYFAQTPEYKHLAHRMGSEHLGKILSKHLEAVIKSRIPGLQSLINKTVIELESELSRLGKPIATDAGGKLYMIMEICRTFDGIFKEHLDGVRPGGDKIYNVFDNQLPAALKRLQFDKHLAMENVRKLITEADGYQPHLIAPEQGYRRLIETALILIKGPAEAAVDAVHGVLKELVHKAINETVELKQYPSLRVEVGNAAIESLDKMKEESRKATIQLVEMENSYLTVDFFRKLPQDVEKGGNPTHSIFDRYNDSYLRRIGTTVLSYVNMVCGSLRNSIPKSIVYCQVREAKRSLLDHFFTDLGKKEGKQLGKLLDEDPAIMQRRISLAKRLELYRAAQAEIDSVAWSK; encoded by the exons ATGGAGAATCTGATTTCATTGGTTAACCGTTTGCAAAGAGCTTGCACCGCTCTCGGAGATCACGGCGAAGAGACCGCGCTGCCTACTCTCTGGGACGCCTTGCCTTCTATCGCCGTCGTCGGCGGTCAG AGTTCTGGAAAGTCATCAGTACTTGAAAGTGTTGTTGGGAAAGACTTTTTACCTCGTGGATCCG GTATTGTTACTAGACGCCCTCTTGTTCTGCAGCTTCATCGGCTTGATGAAGGCAGAGAATATGCAGAATTTGGACATCTCCCTAGGAGGAAGTTCACTGATTTTG CTGCTGTCAGAAAGGAGATTGCTGATGAAACTGACAGAGAGACCGGACGCTCTAAGCAAATTTCCACTGTCCCAATATATCTTAGCATTTATTCGCCAAATG TGGTTAACCTTACTTTGATTGATCTTCCTGGACTTACAAAAGTGGCTGTTG ATGGTCAGCCAGATAGCATTGTGATGGATATTGAAAACATGGTCAGGTCTTACATTGAGAAG CCCAACTGTATTATTTTGGCTATTTCTCCTGCCAACCAAGACCTTGCAACGTCAGATGCAATTAAAATTTCTCGTGAAGTGGACCCTAAAG GGGAGAGAACATTTGGAGTTCTGACGAAGATTGATCTTATGGACAAGGGTACTGATGCTGTAGAT ATCTTGGAAGGGAAAGCATACAGGCTGCAGTTTCCATGGATTGGTGTTGTTAATCGCTCTCAACAAGACATCAACAAAAATGTTGACATGATCGCTGCTAGGCGTAGAGAGCGGGAGTATTTTGCTCAAACTCCAGAATACAAACATCTTGCTCACCGTATGGGCTCGGAGcatttagggaaaatattatcTAAA CATTTGGAAGCTGTCATCAAATCACGAATTCCAGGACTTCAGTCACTAATCAACAAAACTGTAATTGAGCTGGAATCTGAGTTGAGTCGTCTTGGAAAGCCCATTGCAACTGATGCTGGG GGAAAATTGTACATGATCATGGAAATCTGCCGTACATTTGATGGAATATTCAAAGAGCATCTTGATGGAGT TCGACCTGGTGGTGATAAAATATACAATGTTTTTGACAACCAATTGCCTGCGGCGTTGAAGCGCTTACAGTTTGATAAGCATCTTGCCATGGAAAATGTACGCAAGTTAATCACTGAAGCTGATGGGTATCAGCCTCATCTCATAGCACCTGAGCAGGGTTATCGCCGTCTCATTGAAACTGCTTTGATCCTTATCAAAGGTCCTGCAGAAGCTGCTGTGGATGCG GTTCACGGAGTACTCAAGGAACTGGTGCACAAGGCAATTAATGAGACTGTA GAGCTAAAGCAATACCCTTCTCTCAGAGTGGAGGTCGGGAATGCTGCTATTGAATCATTGGATAAGATGAAGGAAGAGAGCAGGAAAGCAACTATACAGCTTGTTGAAATGGAAAATAGTTACTTGACTGTAGATTTCTTCAGGAAGCTTCCCCAGGATGTCGAGAAGGGTGGCAATCCAACGCACTCAATCTTCGATAGATACAATGATTCATATCTTCGCAGAATTG GAACAACTGTGCTGTCTTATGTCAATATGGTGTGTGGAAGCTTGAGAAACTCCATTCCAAAGTCTATCGTATATTGCCAAGTCCGTGAGGCGAAACGAAGCTTGCTTGACCACTTCTTTACTGATTTAGGCAAAAAAGAG GGGAAGCAGTTGGGAAAATTGTTGGATGAGGATCCGGCTATCATGCAGCGGCGCATCTCCCTTGCCAAGAGACTGGAGTTGTACAGAGCTGCTCAAGCAGAGATCGATTCAGTCGCGTGGTCGAAATAG
- the LOC121807449 gene encoding protein TSS-like, producing MAPKSGRGKTKGDKKKKEEKVLPVVVDIKVNLPDETHVILKGISTDRIIDVRRLLSVYTVTSNITNYSLSHEVRGPRLKDTVDVSTLKPCTLTLVEEDYDEDSATAHVRRLLDIVACTTSFGPSPEKVTSPTASSVDSKGGEEAKDGRGTQDGKVSKKVSKSPRAKNKKHSSPPSLPADSNPKDGSAAAVDREGEMSNTSPKLGSFYEFFSLSHLTPPLQFIRRAERKSIDDLSGDDDHLFFVEVKLCNGKLIFIEASRKGFYGTGKQQIFCHNLVDLLRQLSRAFDNAYGELMKAFSERNKFGNLPFGFRANTWLIPPVAAQSPSTFPPLPTEDEKWGGNGGGLGRDGKSDLLPYANELLFLVSMPCKTAEERQIRDRKAFLLHSLFVDVAIFRAIASMKHVMQTPEYSNSSSKSQIMYTERVGDLSITVMKDASNASCKIDTKIDGEQAIGLDDKKLVERNLLKGITADENTAAHDIATLGVVNVRHCGYIACVKVQGMDNASANTPLRSQLLLEQPDGGANALNIDSLRVLLHENATTEQNKASAHSQTLESEQLEYSQAFVERLLQDSLGELCEEKRDLDAFVRWELGACWIQHLQDQKKTEKEKKLSNEKTKNEMKVEGLGTPLKSLKSRKKTLDGSAVDQQNEIVKSAADDVKDEAEKTLNVTESQIDNSAIENEIMLKSLLSDAAFSRLKESETGLHAKSLHELIELSQKYYDDVALPKLVADFGSLELSPVDGRTLTDFMHTRGLRMRSLGQVVKLSEKLSHVQSLCIHEMIVRAFKHILQAVISAVEKPEKMAAAIAAALNLMLGVPESKQPDLPSGVNFLVWNWLEVFLMKRYEWNVKNFNYEDIRKFAILRGLCHKVGIELVPRDFDMKSARPFQKEDIVSLVPVHKQAACSSADGRQLLESSKTALDKGKLEEAVSYGTKALVKLVAVCGPYHRMTAGAYSLLAVVLYHTGDFNQATIYQQKALDINERELGLDHPDTMKSYGDLAVFYYRLQYTELALKYVKRALYLLHLTCGPSHPNTAATYINVAMMEEGLGNVHVALRYLHKALKCNQKLLGPDHIQTAASYHAIAIALSLMEAYPLSVQHEQTTLQILRAKLGPDDLRTQDAAAWLEYFESKAFEQQEAARNGTRKPDASIASKGHLSVSDLLDYIDPSQDAKGKEAMGSKRRNHIAKAKEKVIHGNLATSDTEVPPKVSFTMEAKEDEQVHSSDAEAAENNASISQPVQSEDTVKESPDEKLVQPEQPLIREPQIRTPDSNDVSYETLAEGEDGWQPVQKPRSSGLFGKRLWPRRQHGTKIFNQQKNDLVAELEHATLKNNHQSGKFYVLKKRAVPAGSIAEYYVAKTSSPGAKYGRKAVKTVAYRVKSVSSTNMAGTGENSKNEDETLCSPTDSRPVSAQKEVGTVPKRSSIVSLGKSPSYKEVALAAPGTISMLQVRHPEDDEPEEQDKQAQEKSVSAAESSQNDQEGNIQDSVMGSTTQLRNENEALEEKEEIHPDSAKNHEKLVVVSECMVEVQSSHNESSQNEELGTHTNNVSNCAHSSSETCTSTKDLLVCRSNNDSQTTLQGVEEQKLELPVTCPGDSREVSNKKLSALAAPYNPSVVSPRVAPLPLNIALSSGPGAVQPVGPWPINMGLHQGHATLLPSPISSPHHPYPSPPTTPNMLHPLPFVYPPYTQALSLPPSTFQLTSNQFHHGQFAWQCNVRANTQEYIPVTLWPGCHPLEFPSPTLVEPIAKPILEEKEQTINSENLNLGLPLDLDSGNESKKEIDLPASEAVENLCDNVDQSGNGEEISESKFHGLPFAVNLLHSSNGPTEESERCNDYHVQRQQCKPDSEKTINVLVRGKRNKKHMLRMPLSLLKRPYSSQPFKVVYSRVVRETS from the exons ATGGCACCGAAGAGTGGTCGCGGCAAGACGAAGGgagacaagaagaagaaggaagaaaagg TTCTTCCAGTTGTTGTGGATATTAAAGTGAATCTGCCGGATGAGACTCATGTTATTTTGAAG GGAATTTCTACGGACAGAATCATAGATGTTCGTCGGTTATTGTCTGTCTATACAGTAACGAGCAACATCACTAACTACTCGTTATCTCACGAG GTGAGGGGCCCACGATTAAAAGATACGGTGGACGTGTCCACACTGAAACCCTGCACCCTCACGCTAGTGGAAG AGGACTACGATGAAGATAGCGCCACGGCGCACGTTAGACGGCTGCTGGACATCGTCGCCTGCACGACGTCGTTTGGTCCGTCGCCGGAAAAGGTCACCTCTCCTACGGCGTCCTCCGTTGATTCTAAGGGCGGAGAAGAGGCCAAAGATGGCCGCGGAACTCAGGACGGAAAGGTTTCTAAGAAAGTGAGCAAGTCTCCCCGCGCGAAGAATAAGAAACACAGTTCTCCGCCGTCGCTGCCGGCGGATTCAAATCCAAAGGATGGGTCTGCAGCTGCGGTTGATAGAGAAGGGGAGATGAGCAACACTTCTCCGAAGCTTGGGAGCTTCTACGagttcttctctctctctcacctcACGCCTCCTCTTCAAT TTATAAGGAGGGCGGAGAGGAAAAGCATCGATGACCTTTCTGGTGATGATGATCACCTTTTCTTTGTTGAG GTGAAATTGTGCAATGGcaaattgatttttatagaagCTTCCAGGAAAGGTTTTTATGGCACTGGAAAGCAGCAGATTTTTTGTCACAATCTGGTTGACCTGCTGAGACAGCTCAGTAGAGCCTTCGATAAC GCTTATGGTGAACTCATGAAAGCATTCTCAGAAAGGAATAAG TTCGGAAACCTTCCTTTTGGCTTCAGAGCCAACACATGGCTTATCCCACCTGTAGCGGCACAGTCACCATCTACATTCCCCCCTCTGCCCACAGAAGACGAAAAATGGGGTGGCAATGGAGGTGGTCTAGGCAGAGATGGCAAAAGTGACCTGCTACCTTATGCAAATGAACTTTTGTTTCTTGTATCCATGCCATGCAAAACTGCTGAGGAGAGGCAAATTAGAGATAGAAAAGCTTTTCTGCTCCACAGTTTATTTGTCGACGTTGCAATTTTCAGGGCCATTGCATCTATGAAACATGTAATGCAAACTCCAGAATATTCTAATTCTTCTTCAAAAAGTCAAATTATGTATACAGAGAGAGTTGGGGACTTGAGCATAACTGTCATGAAAGATGCATCTAATGCTAGTTGCAAAATCGATACTAAGATTGATGGAGAACAAGCTATAGGATTGGATGACAAGAAACTGGTCGAAAGAAACCTGCTTAAGGGGATCACAGCTGACGAAAATACGGCTGCTCAT GATATTGCCACTTTAGGTGTTGTAAATGTGAGGCATTGTGGATATATTGCATGTGTGAAAGTCCAAGGGATGGACAATGCAAGTGCAAATACTCCATTACGAAGCCAATTGCTTCTTGAACAGCCTGATGGTGGTGCTAATGCCCTAAATATTGATAG TTTAAGGGTATTACTACATGAAAATGCTACAACTGAACAAAATAAAGCATCTGCACATTCTCAAACATTGGAATCTGAGCAACTTGAATATTCCCAAGCATTTGTTGAGAGACTGTTGCAAGACAGTCTGGGAGAGCTTTGCGAAGAAAAACGTGATCTGGATGCTTTTGTGAGATGGGAACTCGGAGCCTGCTGGATACAACATTTACAAGATCagaagaaaacagaaaaagagAAGAAACTGTCTAATGAGAAaaccaaaaatgaaatgaaggttgaGGGACTAGGAACACCGCTTAAATCCCTTAAAAGTAGAAAGAAGACATTAGATGGAAGTGCGGTAGACCAACAAAATGAGATCGTTAAATctgctgctgatgatgtgaAGGATGAAGCTGAAAAAACATTGAATGTGACAGAATCTCAGATTGATAATAGTGCCATTGAAAATGAGATTATGTTAAAATCATTGTTGTCTGATGCTGCATTCTCTCGATTAAAAGAGTCAGAGACTGGACTTCATGCAAAG TCGCTGCACGAACTGATTGAGTTATCCCAAAAATATTATGATGATGTTGCACTGCCGAAACTG GTTGCAGATTTTGGTTCTTTAGAGCTCTCACCAGTAGATGGTCGGACATTGACAGATTTCATGCATACTAGAGGTCTTCGGATGCGATCACTTGGACAAGTT GTTAAGCTTTCAGAGAAGTTATCACATGTGCAATCTCTTTGCATACATGAGATGATAGTACGCGCATTTAAGCATATCCTGCAGGCAGTAATATCAGCAGTTGAGAAGCCTGAGAAAATGGCAGCAGCAATTGCAGCAGCATTGAATTTAATGCTTGGAGTTCCTGAAAGTAAACAACCAGACCTGCCATCTGGTGTCAATTTCCTTGTGTGGAATTGGCTTGAAGTGTTCCTTATGAAGCGCTACGAATGGAATGTAAAGAATTTCAACTATGAAGACATTAGAAAATTTGCGATCCTTCGTGGTTTATGCCACAAG GTGGGTATTGAACTTGTACCAAGAGACTTTGATATGAAATCTGCACGCCCTTTTCAGAAGGAAGATATAGTCAGCCTTGTACCAGTGCATAAG CAAGCGGCATGCTCATCCGCTGATGGACGGCAACTCTTGGAATCCTCTAAAACTGCCTTGGATAAAGGAAAACTTGAAGAAGCTGTTAGCTATGGAACAAAG GCCCTTGTAAAGTTGGTAGCAGTATGTGGTCCTTATCACCGCATGACAGCTGGCGCTTACAGCCTTCTTGCAGTTGTTTTATATCACACTGGAGATTTCAACCAG GCCACTATCTATCAGCAAAAAGCGTTGGATATCAATGAGCGAGAGCTAGGTCTTGATCATCCTGATACTATGAAAAGTTACGGGGATCTTGCTGTTTTTTATTACAGGCTACAGTACACGGAATTGGCTCTCAA ATACGTGAAGCGAGCATTATATCTTTTACATCTCACTTGTGGCCCATCACATCCAAATACTGCGGCAACATACATAAATGTGGCTATGATGGAGGAAGGCCTGGGTAATGTGCACGTTGCACTAAGATATCTTCATAAAGCGCTGAAATGCAACCAAAAACTTCTTGGACCAGACCATATTCAG ACAGCTGCAAGTTATCATGCCATTGCAATAGCCCTCTCATTGATGGAAGCATACCCTCTAAGTGTTCAGCATGAACAGACAACATTGCAAATACTTAGGGCAAAGTTGGGACCAGATGACCTCCGAACTCAG GATGCAGCTGCGTGGCTTGAATACTTTGAATCAAAGGCTTTTGAGCAGCAAGAAGCTGCTCGAAATGGGACACGAAAGCCTGATGCTTCTATAGCCAGCAAGGGCCACCTAAG TGTATCAGATTTGCTTGACTACATAGATCCAAGTCAGGATGCTAAAGGGAAAGAAGCCATGGGATCAAAGAGAAGAAATCACATAGCAAAG GCTAAGGAGAAAGTTATTCATGGCAATCTAGCCACCTCAGATACTGAAGTTCCCCCAAAAGTTTCCTTTACAATGGAGGCAAAGGAAGATGAACAAGTTCACAGCTCTGATGCTGAGGCAGCTGAGAACAATGCGTCTATTTCTCAGCCCGTTCAGTCCGAAGACACTGTGAAAGAATCTCCTGATGAAAAACTTGTCCAGCCTGAACAGCCATTAATAAGGGAACCTCAAATAAGAACTCCTGATTCCAATGATGTATCATATGAAACACTTGCTGAAGGAGAAGACGGGTGGCAGCCAGTTCAAAAACCAAGATCATCTGGCTTGTTTGGAAAACGACTATGGCCGCGACGCCAGCATGGAACTAAGATTTTTAATCAACAGAAGAATGATCTTGTTGCTGAATTGGAACATGCCACACTGAAGAATAACCACCAAAGTggaaaattttatgttttaaagAAACGTGCAGTTCCTGCAGGAAGCATAGCAGAATATTATGTAGCAAAGACTTCATCCCCAGGGGCTAAGTATGGAAGGAAAGCTGTGAAAACTGTGGCATATAGGGTGAAGTCCGTGTCATCAACCAACATGGCCGGTACAGGGGAGAACTCCAAAAATGAAGATGAGACATTATGCTCTCCAACAGACTCAAGGCCGGTATCTGCACAGAAAGAGGTTGGAACTGTTCCCAAGAGAAGTTCAATAGTAAGTCTGGGTAAATCTCCTTCATATAAGGAAGTAGCTCTGGCAGCACCTGGTACCATATCTATGTTGCAGGTGAGACATCCCGAGGATGACGAACCTGAAGAACAGGACAAACAAGCCCAGGAAAAATCTGTGTCCGCAGCAGAAAGTTCACAGAATGATCAAGAAGGCAACATCCAGGATTCAGTCATGGGTTCCACAACTCAACTGAGAAATGAAAACGAAGCTCTTGAAGAGAAAGAGGAAATACACCCAGATAGTGCAAAGAATCATGAAAAATTGGTGGTTGTATCAGAGTGTATGGTAGAAGTGCAGTCCAGCCATAATGAGTCCAGTCAAAATGAAGAGCTTGGTACTCACACAAATAATGTGTCAAATTGTGCTCACTCTTCGTCGGAAACTTGTACTTCTACTAAAGATCTATTGGTCTGTAGATCCAATAATGATTCGCAAACCACTTTGCAAGGGGTAGAAGAACAGAAATTAGAACTTCCAGTGACATGTCCAGGTGACTCTAGAGAAGTTTCTAACAAGAAGTTGTCAGCTTTAGCAGCTCCATACAATCCATCTGTCGTTAGTCCACGTGTTGCACCATTGCCTTTGAATATTGCTCTCTCTTCTGGTCCAGGAGCTGTTCAACCTGTTGGTCCTTGGCCAATAAATATGGGACTTCATCAAGGACATGCTACTCTTTTGCCCAGTCCAATTTCCTCTCCTCACCACCCGTATCCTTCGCCCCCAACAACACCAAACATGCTCCACCCCTTACCATTTGTGTACCCTCCTTACACACAGGCCCTGTCGCTACCACCTAGCACTTTCCAATTAACCAGCAACCAGTTTCATCATGGTCAATTTGCTTGGCAATGCAATGTACGTGCTAACACACAAGAATACATTCCTGTCACACTTTGGCCTGGCTGCCATCCATTAGAATTTCCCTCACCAACATTGGTTGAACCAATTGCTAAACCTATTCTGGAGGAAAAGGAACAAACCATCAACTCAGAGAACCTAAATCTGGGATTACCGTTGGATCTCGACTCTGGGAATGAGTCAAAGAAAGAAATAGATCTTCCGGCATCAGAGGCAGTGGAGAACTTATGTGATAATGTGGATCAATCAGGTAATGGGGAGGAAATCAGTGAATCCAAGTTCCATGGTCTGCCCTTTGCTGTTAACCTTTTACATAGCAGTAATGGTCCAACTGAAGAATCCGAGAGGTGCAATGATTATCATGTTCAGAGACAGCAGTGTAAGCCTGACAGTGAGAAAACAATCAATGTTTTAGTTAGAGGgaaaaggaacaaaaagcaTATGTTGCGAATGCCATTAAGTTTGCTCAAACGACCATATAGTTCACAGCCATTCAAAGTTGTATATAGTAGAGTTGTCAGAGAAACTTCCTAG